In Pseudomonas fluorescens, a genomic segment contains:
- a CDS encoding transglycosylase SLT domain-containing protein codes for MIRPSALLILCLTLLLPMAAVARLDGPLEVTKPSKVRDLAEIRSSRTLRVLVNQSRNSSGEIQGQAIGVEYHRLRAFEQYLNGHARDGQEINLKIIPKAKDQLLGALARGEGDLVAPGELLDMKAAHRISTSDPIASGVPLWLVGVKGERRFTKLEQLSGRTLALTTGSAAADAISQVNQKLALHKQPPIKVEWVDPTLAVEDVLEMVQAGIFHLTIVEKPIAERWSKILPKLRFDKQVVINEPGDEYWFVRQDASMLRASIDRFLKSYRTPSDQDVAFQRIYRRLYQVRNPLARIDRQRLEKLRPILQKHAREQGMDWLNLAALAFKESALDPGARNSGGPTGLMQITPSAAQRVGVNNIESLDSNVQAGARYLAMIRRKFFASPKLNERERMAFVLAAYNMGPERVQGMRTEAKRRGLNPNQWFFQVERIAMEQVGMSGVSYVNSVNKYYLAFDRERESLEPSGPKIASRK; via the coding sequence ATGATCCGACCCTCGGCGTTGCTTATATTGTGCCTGACGTTACTGCTGCCCATGGCGGCGGTCGCGCGTCTGGACGGGCCGCTGGAAGTGACCAAGCCCAGCAAGGTCCGCGACCTGGCGGAGATTCGCTCCAGTCGCACCCTGCGCGTGCTGGTCAACCAAAGCCGCAACAGTTCCGGTGAGATTCAGGGCCAGGCCATTGGTGTCGAATACCATCGCCTGCGCGCCTTCGAGCAATACCTCAATGGCCATGCCCGTGACGGCCAGGAAATCAACCTCAAGATCATCCCCAAGGCCAAGGATCAACTGCTCGGTGCGCTGGCGCGTGGCGAAGGCGACCTGGTGGCGCCAGGTGAGTTGCTGGATATGAAGGCGGCCCACAGGATCAGTACGAGTGACCCGATCGCCAGCGGTGTGCCGTTGTGGCTGGTCGGGGTGAAGGGCGAGCGACGGTTTACCAAGCTGGAGCAACTGTCCGGGCGCACCCTGGCGCTGACCACCGGCAGTGCAGCGGCGGATGCCATCAGCCAGGTCAATCAGAAACTGGCCCTGCACAAGCAGCCGCCGATCAAGGTGGAATGGGTCGACCCGACGCTGGCCGTGGAGGATGTGCTGGAGATGGTCCAGGCCGGGATATTCCACCTGACCATTGTCGAGAAGCCGATTGCCGAGCGCTGGTCAAAGATCCTGCCCAAATTGCGCTTCGACAAACAGGTGGTTATCAACGAGCCGGGTGATGAGTACTGGTTCGTGCGCCAGGATGCTTCGATGCTGCGGGCGAGTATCGATCGTTTCCTCAAGAGCTACCGAACCCCTTCCGATCAGGATGTGGCGTTCCAACGGATCTATCGTCGCCTTTATCAAGTACGTAACCCATTGGCCCGGATCGACCGCCAGCGCCTGGAGAAACTGCGCCCCATCCTGCAAAAACACGCGCGCGAGCAGGGCATGGATTGGCTGAACCTCGCCGCACTCGCCTTCAAGGAGTCGGCACTCGACCCGGGCGCGCGTAACAGCGGCGGGCCCACGGGGTTGATGCAGATCACGCCTTCGGCGGCGCAGCGGGTGGGGGTCAATAATATCGAAAGCCTCGACAGCAACGTGCAGGCGGGGGCGCGCTACCTGGCGATGATCCGCCGCAAGTTTTTCGCCAGCCCCAAGCTTAACGAGCGCGAACGCATGGCTTTTGTCCTGGCGGCCTACAACATGGGGCCGGAGCGGGTGCAGGGCATGCGCACCGAGGCGAAACGCCGGGGGCTTAACCCCAACCAGTGGTTCTTCCAGGTTGAACGCATTGCCATGGAGCAGGTGGGGATGAGCGGCGTCAGCTATGTTAATAGCGTCAATAAGTACTACCTGGCGTTTGATCGGGAACGGGAGTCCCTGGAGCCGTCGGGGCCAAAAATCGCCTCACGAAAATAA
- a CDS encoding TatD family hydrolase, translating to MQLIDIGVNLTNPSFDEKHQAVLDRAYAAGVQQLVLTGTSIEGSEQALELCVKLDESGQRLFSTAGIHPHAASDWNGDSDQRLRGLLNETRVRAVGECGLDFNRDFSPRPQQEKVLEAHLALAVELKLPVFLHERDANQRLLDILKDYRDHLTAAVVHCFTGEQSALFSYLDLDLHIGITGWICDERRGTHLHPLVREIPRNRLMLESDAPYLLPRTLRPKPKNGRNEPAYLPEVLREVALHRNESMEDLARHSTACARAFFGLPVVD from the coding sequence ATGCAACTCATTGATATCGGCGTCAACCTGACCAACCCCAGTTTCGACGAGAAGCACCAGGCCGTTCTTGACCGAGCCTATGCCGCTGGCGTGCAACAATTGGTGCTCACCGGCACCAGCATCGAGGGTAGCGAACAAGCGTTGGAGCTGTGCGTAAAGCTCGATGAAAGCGGGCAACGCCTGTTCAGCACCGCCGGCATCCATCCCCACGCCGCCAGCGATTGGAACGGTGATAGCGACCAGCGCCTGCGCGGCTTGCTCAACGAAACGCGCGTTCGCGCCGTAGGCGAATGCGGGTTGGATTTCAATCGTGATTTTTCCCCGCGCCCGCAGCAGGAGAAAGTCCTGGAGGCGCACCTGGCCCTGGCCGTCGAACTGAAGTTGCCAGTGTTCCTGCACGAACGTGACGCCAACCAGCGCCTGCTGGACATCCTCAAGGACTACCGCGACCACCTGACTGCCGCCGTGGTGCATTGCTTTACCGGCGAACAGTCAGCGCTGTTCAGCTACCTCGACCTCGATTTGCACATTGGCATCACCGGCTGGATCTGCGACGAGCGCCGTGGCACACACCTGCACCCACTGGTCAGGGAAATACCCCGAAACCGCCTGATGCTGGAGAGCGATGCGCCCTACCTGCTGCCGCGCACGCTGCGCCCCAAGCCAAAAAACGGTCGCAATGAACCGGCCTACCTGCCAGAAGTGCTGCGCGAAGTTGCCCTGCACCGCAACGAAAGCATGGAAGACCTGGCCCGACACAGCACCGCCTGCGCCCGCGCCTTTTTCGGGCTGCCTGTCGTGGATTGA